From Xiphophorus couchianus chromosome 23, X_couchianus-1.0, whole genome shotgun sequence, one genomic window encodes:
- the LOC114138659 gene encoding uncharacterized protein LOC114138659, translating to MRPRSRLLRKRRVMLPTIREGMEEMVKDLNEANTFHFADNTQGVSSEDYFLSICHLARPTFPARDVFPQSQETVQQRLIATALSPLEFSLNEEENGSGSLQIEEKKLNAELMCCNSDPLEYLYGNQNNLIVLPGRVRKAFVKGRLAGQHGEILEGPARSRANSIPHTSSPDLPFQRKSSCPEILSDINTSTASSCPTHSLPRSEVRGVGPVDKGEKGARFNPATQQSLISQWISDCRSAWREARLRACMLPAIAEV from the coding sequence ATGCGGCCAAGGTCAAGactgctgaggaagaggagagttATGCTGCCCACAATCAGAGAGGGCATGGAGGAGATGGTAAAAGACCTAAATGAAGCtaacacatttcattttgctGACAACACCCAAGGTGTCTCATCAGAGGACTATTTTCTCTCCATCTGTCACCTGGCCCGCCCCACCTTTCCTGCCAGAGATGTTTTCCCCCAAAGTCAGGAGACGGTGCAGCAGAGACTCATCGCGACTGCTTTGTCTCCGCTGGAGTTTAGTCTCAACGAGGAGGAAAATGGCAGTGGTTCACTGCAGATAGAAGAGAAAAAACTGAACGCCGAGCTTATGTGCTGCAACTCTGACCCATTGGAGTATCTCTATGGAAATCAGAATAACCTTATAGTCCTTCCAGGAAGGGTGAGGAAAGCGTTTGTTAAGGGAAGGTTGGCAGGTCAACATGGAGAAATACTGGAGGGCCCAGCTCGAAGCAGAGCAAACAGCATCCCCCACACTTCAAGCCCAGATTTACCATTCCAGCGCAAGAGCAGCTGCCCTGAAATTCTCTCTGACATCAACACCTCAACTGCAAGTAGTTGCCCAACACACAGCTTacccaggtcagaggtcaggggaGTCGGACCAGTGgacaaaggagaaaaaggagCAAGATTCAATCCAGCCACCCAACAATCCTTAATCTCCCAGTGGATCTCAGACTGTCGGTCAGCATGGAGAGAGGCACGTCTTCGGGCCTGCATGCTGCCTGCTATTGCTGAAGTGTAG